Proteins from one Cryptomeria japonica chromosome 4, Sugi_1.0, whole genome shotgun sequence genomic window:
- the LOC131063525 gene encoding cell number regulator 2-like produces the protein MKWSTGLCGCFEDCSTCCVTTFLPCVTFGRVAEHAENEGSGPGCFAQGFLYVLFSILGVPCLYTCGYRKKLRLKYGLPDEPCGDCVVHLCCDCCALSQEAREIKIRMANTPKGWASRAMAAPHAVKGMFK, from the exons ATGAAGTGGTCAACTGGTCTCTGTGGATGCTTCGAAGATTGCTCTACTT GTTGTGTAACAACTTTCCTACCATGTGTTACGTTTGGACGGGTGGCTGAGCATGCAGAGAACGAGGGTTCTGGTCCTG GCTGTTTTGCACAAGGATTTCTGTACGTTCTTTTTAGCATTCTTGGAGTGCCATGCCTGTACACGTGCGGATATAGGAAGAAACTAAGGCTGAAATATGGTCTGCCAGATGAACCATGTGGAGATTGTGTTGTGCATTTGTGCTGTGATTGTTGTGCACTCTCTCAAGAAGCCAGGGAAATCAAGATTAGAATGGCCAATACACCTAAAG GGTGGGCTAGCAGGGCGATGGCTGCTCCCCATGCGGTTAAAGGCATGTTCAAATAA